One genomic segment of Aliarcobacter cibarius includes these proteins:
- the cysK gene encoding cysteine synthase A gives MKYANDVTELIGNTPLVKLKDASSSGATVLGKCEFLNPTHSVKDRIGFNMINEALIDGLINKNTTIIEPTSGNTGIALASVCAAKGIKLILTMPSSMSLERRRLLKALGAKLVLTEPEKGMKGAVEKALELSKTIDNSFIPQQFQNKANPAVHRVTTAQEILNDTGGNIDFLVAAIGTGGSITGIGEVLKQYNSNIKVIAVEPIASPVLSGGNPGAHKIQGIGAGFIPDVLNTKIYDEIVTVSNEDAIETARNLAKEEGLLVGISAGANVHVASQIAKRPENKDKTIVTILCDTGERYLSTVLYEYDEE, from the coding sequence ATGAAATATGCAAATGATGTAACAGAATTAATAGGAAATACACCTCTTGTAAAACTTAAAGATGCAAGTTCAAGTGGAGCAACTGTTTTGGGTAAATGTGAATTTTTAAATCCAACTCATTCTGTTAAAGATAGAATTGGTTTTAATATGATTAATGAGGCTTTAATCGATGGATTAATAAATAAAAATACAACAATTATTGAACCAACAAGTGGAAATACTGGAATAGCACTAGCATCAGTTTGTGCAGCAAAAGGTATAAAACTAATTCTTACAATGCCTAGTTCAATGAGTTTAGAAAGAAGAAGACTTTTAAAAGCTTTAGGTGCTAAGCTTGTGTTAACTGAGCCTGAAAAAGGTATGAAAGGAGCTGTAGAAAAAGCTTTAGAATTGAGTAAAACAATAGATAACTCATTTATTCCTCAGCAATTTCAAAATAAAGCTAATCCAGCAGTTCATAGAGTTACAACAGCTCAAGAAATATTAAATGATACTGGTGGAAATATTGATTTTCTTGTTGCTGCAATTGGAACAGGAGGTTCAATTACTGGGATTGGAGAAGTACTAAAACAATATAACTCAAATATAAAAGTTATTGCTGTTGAACCTATAGCCTCACCAGTGTTAAGTGGTGGAAATCCTGGAGCACATAAAATTCAAGGAATAGGAGCAGGGTTTATTCCTGATGTATTGAATACAAAAATATACGATGAAATCGTTACAGTTTCAAATGAAGATGCAATCGAAACAGCAAGAAATTTAGCAAAAGAAGAAGGACTACTAGTTGGAATTTCAGCTGGTGCAAATGTTCATGTAGCTTCTCAAATAGCTAAACGTCCTGAAAATAAAGATAAAACAATAGTAACAATTTTATGTGATACAGGAGAAAGATATCTTAGTACGGTTTTATATGAATATGATGAGGAATAA
- the cysE gene encoding serine O-acetyltransferase: protein MQSRHSRLGLFTQIKEDFNVPKYNDPALESNLEIIFNYPGVWAIIHYRIANRLYLKGLKKLSRIYSGISQFLTNVDIHPGATIGRRVFIDHGIGVVIGETTIVEDDVLIYQGVTLGGVSLNKGKRHPTVKANSVIGSGAKVLGNITIGRSSKIGANSVVISDVPDYTTAVGIPAKVIKRYDKSGKFIHSDLPDIEKEAFKYLNKRIELLEKLLEEKHLVSSENLDEIHKKRNKKEINFDLLDDYFIDGAGI from the coding sequence ATGCAAAGTAGACATTCAAGATTGGGACTTTTTACTCAAATAAAAGAAGATTTTAATGTTCCAAAATATAACGATCCAGCACTTGAATCAAATTTAGAGATTATATTTAATTATCCAGGTGTTTGGGCGATAATACATTATCGAATAGCAAATAGATTGTATTTAAAAGGTTTAAAAAAATTATCAAGAATATATAGTGGAATTAGTCAATTTTTAACAAATGTTGATATTCATCCAGGAGCAACTATTGGAAGAAGAGTTTTTATTGACCACGGAATAGGAGTTGTAATTGGAGAAACTACAATAGTTGAAGATGATGTACTAATTTACCAAGGTGTAACATTAGGTGGAGTTAGTCTTAACAAGGGTAAAAGGCATCCAACAGTTAAAGCTAATAGTGTAATTGGAAGTGGAGCAAAAGTTTTAGGAAATATTACAATTGGTAGAAGTTCTAAAATTGGAGCTAATTCAGTTGTTATTTCTGATGTTCCAGACTATACAACAGCAGTTGGAATTCCTGCAAAAGTTATTAAAAGGTATGACAAATCAGGAAAATTTATTCATAGTGATTTACCTGATATTGAAAAAGAGGCATTCAAGTATTTAAATAAAAGAATTGAATTATTAGAAAAATTACTTGAAGAAAAACATCTTGTTAGTAGTGAAAACTTAGATGAGATTCATAAAAAGCGAAATAAAAAAGAAATTAATTTTGACCTATTAGATGACTATTTTATTGATGGTGCTGGAATATAG